The proteins below come from a single uncultured Dethiosulfovibrio sp. genomic window:
- the rseP gene encoding RIP metalloprotease RseP produces MVSILSFVLIIAVCVVIHEYGHYRTAIAMGIQVHEFAFGMGPVIFSKKGKRNIWSVRLFPIGGFVRLAGMEEEESQEVSCPGMGFNEKSPWARLSVLIAGPASNVFLAFLLTALLLGGHGVLNMETPTVGSIMAGYPSDLAGIRPGDRIISVNGESVSDWTSMAQAIRNSPVDDPLALIIYREGREINMNVDITDDPVTGFPLLGIQPGRIRYSPLKAITQSMSYTFHMSTAMVKGIGEWIFGKTRVDVSGPIGIASMAGDAAKQGLWPFISFLAIISLNLGIINLFPFPALDGGRIIFILGEIVTGKRLSQAIEGYIHFAGFVLLIGLILFITWQDVMKLL; encoded by the coding sequence ATGGTATCGATATTATCGTTTGTGCTCATAATCGCCGTATGTGTGGTCATCCATGAATACGGCCACTACCGTACCGCGATAGCTATGGGAATACAGGTTCATGAATTTGCCTTTGGTATGGGGCCTGTGATTTTCAGCAAAAAGGGGAAAAGAAATATCTGGTCTGTGAGGCTCTTTCCTATCGGGGGATTTGTCAGGCTAGCGGGCATGGAGGAAGAGGAATCTCAGGAAGTCTCCTGTCCAGGAATGGGATTTAACGAAAAATCCCCTTGGGCCAGGCTTTCGGTCCTTATCGCCGGGCCAGCTTCAAACGTCTTTTTAGCGTTTCTGCTGACCGCTCTACTCCTCGGGGGACACGGAGTTTTAAACATGGAAACCCCTACGGTAGGATCGATCATGGCGGGCTATCCCTCCGATTTAGCTGGAATTCGGCCGGGAGATAGGATTATCTCCGTTAACGGGGAATCGGTCTCCGACTGGACCTCTATGGCTCAGGCGATAAGGAATAGTCCTGTAGACGATCCTCTCGCCTTGATTATCTACAGAGAAGGTCGGGAAATCAATATGAACGTTGATATTACCGATGATCCTGTCACAGGCTTTCCCCTTTTAGGTATCCAGCCTGGCAGGATAAGATATTCACCTCTAAAAGCCATAACCCAATCTATGAGTTATACGTTTCACATGTCCACTGCTATGGTAAAAGGAATCGGTGAATGGATTTTTGGGAAAACCCGGGTTGACGTCTCTGGCCCGATCGGGATAGCTTCTATGGCAGGGGACGCCGCCAAACAAGGTCTCTGGCCCTTTATATCCTTTCTCGCTATAATAAGTCTTAACCTGGGGATTATAAATTTATTTCCATTTCCCGCCCTCGATGGAGGGAGAATTATCTTTATCCTGGGAGAGATAGTTACAGGCAAAAGATTGTCGCAAGCAATAGAGGGATATATCCACTTTGCCGGGTTTGTTCTTCTGAT
- a CDS encoding 1-deoxy-D-xylulose-5-phosphate reductoisomerase: protein MTSPIRVAVVGCTGSVGRSVVDVCRIYRDRFALTGIAARDNAEGLERLTNEFSPSKVVLRDKSKVDSISLPSGTVGLYGDEGLIDMVCSEEVDHVAFVSSGTEAIPALLAALKAGKTVSLANKESIVVSGSWVLPYSKPGQIRPLDSEHNAIWQCIFGENVDYIDHVALTASGGPFRLTALDRLFSVTPEMAVSHPVWSMGQKISVDSATMVNKGIEIIEAMRLFSLPYQKVSAYIHPGSSAHGFVRFIDGNIKMLIAPPDMRMSAMTALSYPDRLPLEPLSLDNIDMDGAVFSFDVPEKDRYPGYYTALEVAKAGGSYPTVLVGADEIAVSAFLKGRIGFMDIPRIISEAIDSFSGNSAHSLEEELDILQWSRDIAESLCSNRG from the coding sequence ATGACCTCGCCTATAAGGGTAGCGGTTGTAGGATGTACAGGGAGTGTCGGTCGTTCGGTTGTAGACGTTTGCCGTATCTACCGAGATCGTTTCGCTTTGACGGGAATAGCGGCTAGGGATAACGCTGAGGGGCTGGAGAGATTGACCAACGAATTTTCGCCCTCTAAAGTTGTTTTGAGGGATAAATCTAAAGTAGACTCCATTAGCCTCCCGTCGGGAACCGTAGGGCTTTACGGGGACGAGGGATTAATAGACATGGTATGTTCCGAAGAGGTGGACCACGTCGCCTTTGTATCCTCGGGCACCGAGGCTATTCCCGCCCTCCTTGCGGCGCTAAAGGCGGGCAAAACGGTCTCCCTAGCAAATAAAGAGAGTATAGTGGTCTCGGGAAGCTGGGTATTACCGTACAGTAAACCTGGACAGATACGCCCCCTGGACAGCGAGCATAACGCTATATGGCAATGTATCTTTGGGGAAAACGTAGATTATATCGACCACGTCGCTCTAACCGCCTCAGGAGGCCCCTTCAGGCTAACGGCTCTGGATCGACTTTTCTCCGTAACCCCTGAGATGGCCGTAAGCCATCCAGTATGGAGCATGGGACAGAAAATAAGCGTTGATAGTGCGACGATGGTAAACAAAGGAATAGAGATAATTGAGGCGATGAGGTTATTTTCCCTTCCCTACCAAAAGGTATCGGCCTATATCCATCCAGGATCCTCCGCCCACGGATTTGTCCGTTTTATCGACGGCAATATAAAGATGCTTATAGCTCCACCGGATATGAGGATGTCCGCTATGACCGCTTTATCCTATCCCGATAGGCTGCCCTTGGAACCTCTGTCTTTGGATAATATAGACATGGACGGTGCTGTCTTCTCATTTGATGTGCCGGAAAAAGACCGTTATCCTGGGTATTACACCGCCCTGGAGGTAGCTAAAGCGGGGGGGAGCTATCCTACCGTGCTCGTCGGAGCCGATGAAATCGCGGTAAGCGCTTTCTTGAAGGGAAGGATCGGCTTTATGGATATCCCTAGGATAATTTCAGAGGCAATCGACTCTTTTAGCGGAAATTCCGCCCATAGTCTCGAGGAAGAACTGGATATCCTACAGTGGTCAAGGGATATCGCCGAGTCCTTATGTTCTAATAGGGGGTAG
- a CDS encoding phosphatidate cytidylyltransferase — protein MAASDKTGRELLKRSVSGIILVSIIVMAVDYGGLVWSVLATIFGMVSLLEFYRISSKRLKLSKGIGLLAGMFFMSFVGFLGAQEKNILAGLALVFFVTLFVELIRRQSVGFSTAIENGAGVVAGLIYVILPWCFSIYLRNGPIGKIVLLSVFFCTWSCDVFAYLVGSRWGKHRLCDQVSPKKTWEGFYSGVAGSFLAAAVVAYVREFPPFPILVIGLVCGVAGQLGDLAESIFKREAGVKDSGNILPGHGGMLDRFDSVLVSLTIIYFIFEVLWR, from the coding sequence ATGGCAGCCTCCGATAAGACGGGAAGAGAGCTTTTAAAGAGATCGGTTTCAGGGATTATACTGGTATCAATTATCGTTATGGCGGTGGACTATGGAGGCCTCGTATGGTCCGTATTGGCCACAATCTTTGGAATGGTATCGCTGCTGGAATTTTACAGGATATCCAGTAAAAGGCTAAAACTCTCCAAAGGGATAGGGCTCCTAGCGGGGATGTTTTTCATGTCCTTTGTGGGGTTCCTTGGGGCTCAGGAGAAAAACATACTCGCAGGTCTAGCCCTTGTGTTTTTTGTGACACTTTTCGTAGAGTTGATAAGAAGGCAGTCCGTGGGCTTTAGCACAGCCATTGAAAACGGTGCTGGGGTGGTCGCGGGGTTGATATACGTTATTTTACCTTGGTGTTTTTCTATCTACCTCAGAAACGGTCCGATAGGAAAGATAGTCCTTCTTTCGGTGTTCTTCTGTACTTGGAGTTGCGATGTATTCGCTTACCTGGTCGGAAGTCGCTGGGGTAAACATCGTCTTTGCGATCAAGTTAGCCCCAAAAAAACCTGGGAAGGCTTTTATAGTGGGGTGGCTGGCAGTTTCTTAGCCGCCGCTGTCGTCGCCTATGTAAGGGAATTTCCCCCCTTTCCCATTCTGGTTATAGGGTTGGTTTGTGGCGTCGCTGGACAGCTTGGCGATTTAGCCGAGTCAATCTTTAAGAGAGAAGCTGGAGTAAAGGATAGCGGAAATATCCTACCTGGTCACGGCGGTATGCTGGATCGTTTTGACAGCGTCCTGGTTAGCCTCACCATAATTTACTTTATATTTGAGGTGCTCTGGAGATGA
- the uppS gene encoding polyprenyl diphosphate synthase translates to MNREKQGIGHLAIIMDGNGRWAKKRGLPRLLGHRAGVKTLENLVYAAKDRGIRHLSVYAFSSENWTRPSMEVTGLMKLFGYYARKKLKDLMREDIRVRFAGRREGLPDFVVQAMDNAEAETRNCSSLDLIACFNYGGRQEILDSINDFIRENPGKPVDEVSLRGKMYLPDLPDPDLIIRTSGELRLSNFWLWQSSYSEFYFTDTLWPDFSPGMLDRAIESFETRDRRYGSLR, encoded by the coding sequence ATGAATAGGGAAAAACAAGGTATAGGTCATCTCGCTATTATCATGGATGGCAACGGCCGCTGGGCGAAAAAGAGGGGCCTCCCGAGGCTTTTAGGCCATAGAGCGGGGGTTAAAACCCTGGAGAACTTGGTCTATGCAGCTAAGGATAGAGGAATAAGACATCTATCGGTGTACGCATTTTCAAGCGAAAACTGGACTAGACCGTCTATGGAGGTAACCGGATTGATGAAATTATTCGGTTACTACGCTAGAAAAAAGCTGAAAGATCTAATGCGAGAGGATATCCGGGTGCGCTTCGCCGGAAGAAGGGAAGGTCTCCCCGATTTTGTCGTCCAAGCGATGGATAATGCGGAGGCGGAGACCAGAAACTGTTCATCCCTTGATCTTATCGCTTGTTTTAACTACGGAGGACGTCAGGAGATACTGGATTCGATTAACGACTTTATACGGGAAAACCCCGGGAAACCAGTAGACGAAGTTTCCCTTCGGGGCAAAATGTATTTACCTGATCTCCCCGATCCTGATTTGATAATCAGGACCAGTGGAGAGCTTCGCTTAAGTAATTTTTGGCTGTGGCAGAGCAGCTACAGCGAGTTTTACTTTACCGATACCCTGTGGCCCGATTTTAGTCCAGGAATGCTCGATAGGGCGATTGAAAGCTTTGAGACGAGGGATAGACGATATGGCAGCCTCCGATAA
- a CDS encoding uracil-DNA glycosylase: protein MDEEVAKCERCALHVDRANSVLGEGPLDAALMFVGEGPGAEEDAQGKPFVGKAGQLLDKIMKAAGISREEVYISNIVKCRPPGNRVPSIEEIVMCQKFLEAQIAVINPEIIVCLGNTPSKWILGSTEGITKLRGRWFVWRGIDVMPMFHPSYLLRNESRQKDGPKALTWLDIQEVKRRLDIAKARSLR, encoded by the coding sequence ATAGACGAGGAGGTCGCAAAATGCGAAAGATGCGCCCTTCACGTCGATAGAGCCAATTCAGTATTAGGAGAAGGGCCGTTAGATGCGGCCCTTATGTTCGTTGGTGAAGGTCCAGGTGCAGAAGAAGATGCCCAGGGAAAACCTTTTGTAGGTAAAGCAGGGCAACTTTTAGATAAAATAATGAAGGCTGCGGGGATATCTAGAGAGGAAGTTTATATCTCTAACATCGTTAAGTGTCGTCCTCCTGGCAACAGAGTTCCCAGCATAGAGGAAATTGTCATGTGTCAAAAATTTCTGGAAGCCCAGATTGCTGTGATAAATCCTGAGATTATCGTTTGCCTTGGTAACACCCCATCAAAATGGATCCTAGGTTCAACTGAGGGGATAACTAAGCTTAGGGGGCGATGGTTTGTGTGGCGAGGTATAGATGTTATGCCTATGTTTCATCCTAGCTATCTCCTTAGAAACGAATCCCGTCAAAAGGACGGTCCTAAGGCACTTACCTGGCTGGATATTCAGGAAGTCAAGAGACGTTTAGATATAGCGAAGGCAAGGAGTCTGAGATGA
- the murA gene encoding UDP-N-acetylglucosamine 1-carboxyvinyltransferase, with product MDEMLKVVGGKPLRGEIKAQGSKNAALPVMAASLLLRDATLELDNVPNLKDISTMSDLLRVLGATVNFQGNRISIKIGDQLSSETPGALVQKMRASSLVLGPLLARQGRAVLPLPGGCSIGSRPIDLHLKGLVKMGATIDLVHGAVHATTKGLTGCRIYLDFPSVGATENLLMAAVLAKGETVLENAAREPEIVNLVDCLRSMGAEIDGEGTGVLRIKGRSELSDASVRIIPDRIAACTYLLAGVITDGNVTVNDVIPQHFDSLLAKLEEASVDIESKDGKVTVFPSRDKLKAISMKTLPYPGFPTDVQPQLMSVLCLAEGTSVIKESIFESRFLHASELKKMGANIELQGNTAIISGASKLNCADVVATDLRAGAALVLAGLATEGETVVHSMSHVDRGYECIEGVLSSLGAHVKRSEGED from the coding sequence ATGGATGAAATGCTAAAAGTAGTCGGAGGAAAGCCCCTCAGGGGAGAGATAAAAGCTCAAGGTTCTAAAAACGCTGCTCTTCCAGTTATGGCCGCATCTTTGCTGTTGAGAGACGCTACCCTTGAGTTGGATAACGTCCCGAATCTCAAAGATATATCTACGATGTCCGATTTGCTTAGAGTCTTAGGAGCTACAGTAAATTTCCAGGGGAACAGGATTTCCATAAAGATCGGAGATCAACTTTCTTCCGAAACTCCTGGAGCTTTAGTACAGAAAATGAGGGCCTCTTCTTTGGTTTTAGGTCCTCTTCTTGCCAGGCAGGGAAGGGCTGTTTTACCGTTGCCAGGTGGCTGTTCTATCGGTAGTAGACCTATCGACCTCCACCTGAAGGGTCTAGTTAAAATGGGTGCTACTATAGACTTGGTCCACGGGGCGGTTCACGCTACTACCAAAGGGCTCACTGGATGTAGGATATATCTGGATTTCCCCTCGGTAGGAGCGACGGAGAACCTCCTTATGGCGGCGGTTTTGGCTAAAGGGGAGACGGTGCTTGAAAACGCGGCAAGAGAGCCGGAGATCGTGAACTTAGTCGATTGTCTCAGATCTATGGGAGCGGAGATCGACGGAGAAGGCACGGGAGTCCTCAGGATAAAAGGACGTTCCGAGTTAAGCGACGCCTCGGTGAGAATAATTCCAGATAGGATTGCCGCCTGTACGTATCTTCTGGCCGGTGTTATTACCGACGGCAACGTCACCGTCAACGACGTAATTCCTCAACACTTTGACTCTCTGTTGGCAAAACTGGAGGAAGCCTCGGTGGATATCGAGTCGAAAGATGGAAAGGTTACGGTCTTCCCTTCCAGGGATAAACTTAAGGCGATATCCATGAAGACCCTTCCATATCCTGGATTCCCTACCGATGTTCAGCCACAGTTGATGTCCGTCCTCTGTCTAGCTGAGGGTACCAGCGTCATAAAGGAAAGTATATTTGAATCTCGTTTCCTTCATGCAAGCGAACTGAAAAAAATGGGAGCTAACATCGAGCTTCAGGGCAATACAGCCATAATCAGCGGGGCGTCGAAGCTCAACTGTGCCGACGTAGTGGCTACCGATCTAAGGGCTGGAGCCGCCCTCGTTCTAGCTGGGCTTGCTACGGAAGGGGAGACGGTCGTTCATTCGATGAGTCACGTGGATAGAGGATACGAGTGCATAGAGGGAGTTCTTTCCTCTCTAGGGGCGCATGTAAAGAGGTCTGAAGGGGAAGATTAA
- a CDS encoding MraY family glycosyltransferase, producing the protein MGYLLWSLLFVPDGREFAFLATGASMVFFVGYLDDMSPLKPKIRLFVHLLAASLVVIPLHLSPLLSLVYLLWIAGCTNAYNLIDGMNGLSLSMAILALFAIGWADGSLNLILPLIALCLGILPWNFPKAHTFLGDGGVYLLGFVVSTMMMWSVEPSLPPQALRIVVTLILLGGVPVADTLTTIVRRLIAGKSPFSPDRGHIHHRLLDRGFSEGKVLAVLIFAQGFLLWCGFSISLST; encoded by the coding sequence ATGGGATATCTTCTTTGGTCCCTGTTGTTTGTGCCCGATGGCCGGGAATTTGCGTTCCTAGCCACAGGAGCCTCCATGGTGTTTTTTGTAGGATATCTTGACGATATGTCCCCTCTGAAACCTAAAATAAGGTTATTCGTTCACCTTCTGGCAGCCAGTCTTGTTGTAATTCCCCTCCATTTATCTCCTCTGTTATCTTTGGTCTACCTGTTATGGATAGCTGGATGTACCAATGCCTATAACCTTATAGATGGAATGAACGGGCTTTCCCTTTCTATGGCCATACTAGCCCTTTTTGCCATAGGTTGGGCTGACGGTAGTCTAAATCTTATACTTCCGCTTATAGCCTTATGTCTAGGGATACTTCCCTGGAATTTTCCGAAGGCCCATACCTTTTTAGGCGATGGAGGGGTTTATCTACTGGGTTTTGTCGTATCCACTATGATGATGTGGTCTGTTGAGCCTAGTTTGCCCCCTCAGGCTCTTAGAATCGTCGTGACCCTGATCTTGCTGGGAGGAGTTCCTGTAGCGGACACGCTAACGACCATAGTTAGGCGTTTGATAGCCGGTAAATCCCCATTTTCCCCTGATAGGGGACATATCCACCACAGGTTACTGGACAGAGGGTTTTCCGAGGGAAAAGTTCTTGCCGTCCTTATATTTGCTCAAGGATTCCTTTTATGGTGTGGCTTTTCCATCTCCCTTTCTACCTGA
- the upp gene encoding uracil phosphoribosyltransferase, which produces MRLAIGSDHAGFALKEKIVAFLRTDSIDIVDFGTDTSEVSCDYPDVALQVAKTVASGEADRGILVCGSGIGMSITANKVPGAYCALCRSVSDGEMSRKHNNSNLLALGERSGDPDTALEIVKVWMSTEFEGDRHLKRTQKIRAYEHGLSQYFGQKRGEVVIFDHPLVQHKVSMIRDAKTSVKEFRELVQEISSLMVYEITRDLPLEMIDIETPVAKTKAYALAGKKLAIVPILRAGIGMVDGIINLIPNAKVGFVGLYRDPETLEPVEYYCKLPGDIEDREIFVLDPMLATGGSASAAISMVKKRGAVRVSLVCLVAAPEGVEKIHRDHPDVNIYCAALDSHLNDHGYIVPGLGDAGDRLFGTK; this is translated from the coding sequence TTGAGATTAGCTATAGGTTCAGATCACGCTGGTTTCGCTCTGAAGGAAAAAATCGTGGCCTTTTTAAGGACCGATTCGATAGATATCGTCGACTTTGGGACCGATACATCCGAGGTATCCTGCGATTACCCTGACGTTGCCCTTCAGGTCGCTAAAACCGTCGCGTCGGGAGAGGCGGATCGGGGAATATTGGTATGTGGCAGTGGAATCGGTATGTCTATCACGGCCAACAAGGTTCCCGGTGCCTATTGTGCCCTTTGTAGATCGGTCTCCGATGGCGAAATGAGCAGAAAACACAATAACTCCAACCTTCTGGCTCTCGGCGAGAGATCCGGTGATCCTGATACGGCTCTTGAGATAGTCAAGGTGTGGATGTCCACGGAGTTTGAAGGAGATAGGCATCTCAAGAGGACCCAGAAAATAAGGGCTTACGAGCACGGTCTATCCCAGTACTTCGGTCAGAAGCGAGGCGAGGTGGTCATATTCGACCACCCTCTGGTCCAGCACAAAGTAAGCATGATCAGAGACGCAAAAACCTCTGTAAAGGAATTCAGAGAGCTTGTCCAGGAGATCTCTAGCCTTATGGTCTACGAGATAACAAGAGACCTTCCTCTGGAGATGATAGACATAGAGACTCCTGTCGCAAAGACCAAAGCCTACGCTCTTGCCGGTAAAAAACTGGCCATAGTGCCTATACTTAGAGCAGGTATAGGGATGGTGGATGGAATAATAAACCTTATTCCAAACGCTAAGGTGGGTTTTGTCGGTCTTTATAGAGATCCCGAAACCCTTGAGCCGGTGGAGTACTACTGTAAACTTCCTGGGGACATAGAGGATAGGGAGATATTCGTCCTTGATCCTATGCTGGCCACCGGTGGATCCGCCTCCGCTGCCATAAGTATGGTTAAAAAAAGAGGAGCTGTCAGAGTCTCCCTGGTGTGTCTGGTAGCAGCCCCTGAAGGGGTTGAAAAGATCCACCGAGACCATCCAGACGTCAATATATATTGCGCTGCTCTTGACAGCCATCTTAACGATCATGGCTATATAGTCCCTGGTCTAGGAGACGCCGGAGATCGGCTTTTCGGAACAAAGTAA
- a CDS encoding sodium ion-translocating decarboxylase subunit beta, which produces MELYLQSLAKVFGESGFAALTGGNIVMLLVAFTFLYLAIVKNFEPLLLVPIAFGCVLVNLPLSGIMDHGGFLRYVFFGTQHEIYPVIIFMGIGALTDFAPLMANPITFLLGAAAQFGVFIALFGAMMMGFSVKEAASIAIIGGADGPTSIYLTMKMAPQILGAVAVAAYSYMSLVPLIQPPVIKMFTTKADRAIRMDGLRPVSKTEKILFPIVCTVAAGLLLPMSVPLIGVLMFGNLIRECGVTERLSQAAQNEILNATTIFLGLSVGATMNAGDFLTPATIKIIGLGLVAFIASTAGGVLFGQLMKTMSGGKINPMIGAAGVSAVPMAARVVQSISQKENPGNFLLMHAMGPNVAGVIGTAVAASVMLTLLG; this is translated from the coding sequence ATGGAGCTGTATCTTCAGTCGCTGGCGAAGGTCTTTGGCGAGTCCGGATTCGCTGCGTTGACCGGGGGCAATATCGTCATGCTCCTGGTGGCCTTTACCTTCCTGTATCTGGCCATCGTAAAAAACTTTGAACCTCTCTTGCTGGTGCCGATAGCCTTTGGATGCGTCCTGGTCAACCTTCCTTTATCGGGGATTATGGATCACGGTGGTTTTTTAAGGTACGTTTTTTTCGGCACGCAACACGAGATATACCCGGTCATAATCTTCATGGGCATCGGTGCTCTCACCGACTTCGCCCCTCTTATGGCTAACCCTATTACCTTTCTCCTCGGTGCCGCTGCGCAGTTTGGGGTGTTCATCGCCCTTTTTGGTGCTATGATGATGGGTTTCTCGGTCAAAGAGGCGGCATCTATCGCCATTATCGGTGGTGCTGACGGTCCTACCAGCATCTATTTGACAATGAAGATGGCTCCTCAGATACTGGGAGCTGTGGCTGTGGCTGCCTACAGCTATATGTCGCTGGTGCCGCTCATCCAGCCACCTGTAATAAAGATGTTCACCACCAAAGCGGATAGAGCTATCAGAATGGACGGTCTCAGACCTGTAAGCAAGACGGAGAAAATCCTGTTCCCCATAGTCTGTACCGTGGCTGCGGGACTTCTTCTTCCTATGTCGGTTCCCCTTATAGGTGTCCTTATGTTCGGAAACCTTATAAGAGAGTGTGGCGTCACCGAGAGGCTGAGCCAGGCGGCGCAGAACGAGATTCTCAACGCTACCACCATCTTCCTCGGTCTTTCCGTTGGAGCGACCATGAACGCCGGGGATTTTCTGACCCCAGCCACCATAAAGATCATAGGCTTAGGCCTTGTCGCCTTCATCGCCAGCACCGCAGGAGGAGTTCTCTTCGGCCAGCTTATGAAAACCATGAGTGGAGGGAAGATCAACCCTATGATCGGTGCTGCCGGTGTCTCCGCTGTTCCTATGGCCGCTAGAGTCGTTCAGAGCATATCTCAGAAGGAAAACCCGGGGAATTTCCTCCTCATGCACGCTATGGGACCTAACGTCGCAGGGGTCATCGGTACCGCTGTAGCCGCCTCTGTGATGTTGACCCTTTTAGGCTAA
- a CDS encoding biotin/lipoyl-containing protein: MSDKYRVTVNGTAYDVEVESLGAGEQGAAPVVAAPSAPASAPAPKPAAPAPKAAPAPAPAAGGESVTAPMPGKVLRVIASQGTSVSAGDVILILEAMKMENEIVAPCGGTITQMAAKEGATVNSGDVLAVIG, translated from the coding sequence ATGTCGGATAAATACAGAGTAACGGTAAACGGAACCGCCTATGACGTTGAGGTCGAGAGCCTTGGAGCAGGGGAGCAGGGTGCCGCTCCGGTAGTAGCAGCGCCTTCCGCTCCTGCTTCCGCCCCTGCACCGAAGCCTGCTGCCCCCGCACCTAAGGCCGCTCCCGCTCCTGCCCCCGCCGCTGGTGGTGAATCGGTGACCGCTCCTATGCCTGGAAAGGTCCTCAGGGTAATCGCCTCTCAGGGTACATCCGTATCCGCTGGAGACGTTATCCTGATCCTTGAGGCCATGAAAATGGAAAACGAAATAGTGGCTCCTTGCGGTGGAACGATAACCCAGATGGCAGCGAAAGAGGGCGCAACGGTAAACAGCGGCGACGTCCTTGCCGTGATCGGCTAA
- a CDS encoding OadG family protein gives MNGVFEGAGGAISLSIIAFSIVFMVLMGLTAIIYGIRFVVEAKLGSSAPKPSTAVTKKNPATPATQPVSSNSGVSDEIVAAITGALVAKIGGGFRILSVKPQTEGSSDSWTSWGRFEGLEGLDRSPWNIGGRS, from the coding sequence ATGAACGGTGTTTTTGAGGGAGCAGGGGGAGCGATTTCCCTTTCTATTATCGCTTTCAGCATAGTCTTTATGGTCCTTATGGGGTTAACCGCCATAATCTACGGGATCAGGTTTGTCGTCGAGGCTAAGTTGGGGTCTTCCGCCCCTAAGCCCTCGACGGCGGTGACTAAAAAAAATCCGGCTACCCCGGCGACTCAGCCTGTATCGTCTAACTCAGGAGTTTCAGACGAGATAGTTGCTGCTATAACAGGGGCCCTTGTCGCTAAAATTGGCGGAGGTTTCAGGATTTTAAGCGTAAAACCTCAGACAGAGGGAAGCTCAGACAGCTGGACCAGCTGGGGGCGTTTTGAGGGATTAGAGGGTTTGGACCGTTCACCGTGGAATATCGGTGGGCGTAGCTAA